The Changchengzhania lutea genomic sequence TGCTGCATCTGCATATTCTTTCTTTTCACTGTCAATGCATCCTGAAAATAAGAGCGATAGAGTGGTAAGTACTACCAATGATTTTATCAGTTTTGTTTTTTTGTTTGCCATCATGATTTAGTAATTAGTTGTTTGATCCATAAAAAAGATATTTTTGTCTTCTTTATGGATCAAAAATACCCTTTAGGAAATTTTAAAAACATGACTTTTGTCAGTTAAATACAAAAGATTCTACTTTGCTGAAGAAAAATTACATATTATCTATATTGTAGTAACCTCCTTTATTTATTTTCCTTTGTATAGATTGATTGATTATTAAATGTGATACATTGACCATATTTCGAAGTTCACATAAGGATATTGAAATTTTAGATTGTTTATAAAGTTCTTCGACTTCCTTATAAATTAAATCTAAATGCTTGATTGATTTTTTTAGACGACTGTTGCTTCTAGCGATCCCAACATAATCTCGCATTAAAGCTTGTAACTGTCTTAAATTATGCTGAATTAAAATATGTTCTTTTGCAATGCATGTCCCCTCATCATTCCAATTTGGAATATTTAATTCAATCGTTTTGCAATCATGCCCACTTTGGTATTTAAAAATATTATGCGCATACACCAAAGCTTCCAACAAGGAGTTTGATGCTAATCTATTGGCGCCGTGTAATCCCGTTCTAGAACATTCACCACATGCAAATAAATTATTAACCGATGTTTTTCCGTCTAGATCTACAATAATACCGCCACATAAATAATGTGCTGCTGGCACTACAGGAATCCAATCGGTCTCAATGTCTATATACTGTTCTTTACATTTTTGATAAATATTAGGAAAATGCTTTTTAAACGCATCAATATCCAAATGCGTACAGTCTAAAAAAACGTGCGTATCGCCCGTTTTCTTTAATTCATTATCTATACTTTGCGAGACAATATCCCTGGAAGCTAATTCTGCTCTTTCGTCGTAACCGAGCATAAACCGGTTTCCTTTTTTATCGCGTAAATAAGCTCCAAAACCTCTAACAGCTTCCGAAATTAAAAAAGACGATTCGCCTTCAACTTCATATAATGCTGTTGGATGAAACTGAACAAATTCCATATCCTTAATCTGTGCTTTAGCCCGATAAGCCATCGCAATACCGTCGCCAGTTGCAATTACTGGATTGGTAGTATGCCCGTAAACACGACCAATCCCACCTGAAGCCAATAAAGTGCTATCTGCTTTTATGGTGAAAATAGTTTCAGATTTCTGATCTAATACATAAGCTCCAAAACAGGAATTCGCTTTAGCTTTTGAATCTGTTATATGGTGATTTGTAATTAAATCGATTGCAAAATGATGCGGTAAAATGGTAATATTGGGTAGTTGGTGTGCACGTTGTAACAAAGCGCGTTCAATTTCCGCGCCTGTAATATCTTTATGGTGTACCACGCGGTATTCTGAATGTCCCCCTTCTTTTCCTAAATCTAAATTCCCACTTTTATCAACATCAAAATTAGCACCCCAATTCATTAACTCTTCCAATCGCTTCGGCCCCCCTTTAATTACCAATTCAACAACCGCTTCATCACATAGTCCATCGCCCGCAATTAAAGTGTCTTGAATATGTTTTTTAAAGGAATCTTTTTTAGCATTCAAAACAATCGCCACACCACCTTGGGCATATTTAGTGTTAGATTCTTCTTCGTTAGATTTAGTAATAATAACGACCGTTCTTTCAGGGAATTTTTCAGCGATTTTAACCGAAAATGTTAAGCCGGCAATACCAGAACCAATGACCAAATAATTTGCATTCATCATAACGACTTAGATAATTCCAACATGCGCTCAATAGGCACTAATGCTTTTACCCTGATGTCTTCGGGCACATCAATTTGTGGCCTTTCATTTAACAAGCAGTCATACAATTTTTGCATGGTATTCACTTTCATAAAACCACACTCGCTACACGCGCAAGTATTATCTTCTTTGGCCGGGGCAGGCACCAATTTGGTGTTTGGCACTTCTTGTTGCATTTTATGCAAAATACCCGCTTCAGTAGCTACAATAAATTTTTGATCGGCATGTTCTTTTACATAATTTATCATTCCCGAAGTAGAACCAATATAAGTGGCTGTTTGTAAAATATGCTCTTCAGATTCTGGATGTGCAATAATTTTATAGTCCGGATATTTTTGATGGAGTTTAATTAGTTTTTCTATTGAAAAGGCTTCGTGAACAATACAACTCCCATCCCACAATAGCATATCCCTACCTGTTTTTTTGCTGATGTATTTACCCAAATTTCTATCTGGGGCAAAAATAATGGGGGTGTCTTTTGGAACGGATTCTACTATTTTTAAAGCATTTGAAGATGTACAGACAATATCGCTTAAAGCTTTAATTTCGGCAGAACAATTTACATAAGTAATCACCACATGATCTGAGTGTTTTGCCGTGAATGCCTTAAAAGATTCTGGCGGACAGGAATCTGCTAACGAACAACCTGCTTCTAAATCTGGCAACACAACCATTTTATCCGGACTCAAAATTTTAGCGGTTTCTGCCATAAAATGCACACCAGCAAATACAATAATATCGGCATCGGTTTCGGCTGCTTGTTGAGACAAGCCCAAACTATCACCTACATAATCTGCAACGTCTTGAATTTCTGGATACTGATAATAGTGTGCTAAAATAACGGCATTCTTCTCTTTTTTAAGTTGCGTGATTTTTTCTTTTAAATCCATTTTAAATATCTGGTATTCTTTGGAACTCATTAAAAATTAAGCAAATATCCTAATTTAATTTTTATTGAAGATTAAAACATCTTTTTTTATTATGTTTGAAAATAAAAACAATTTATGCTTTCTAGCACTTGTAAATATGCCATTCGTTCTATGAACTCATCTTGACTTTTTCTATTTCCTAAAAAATGGCCGAAATCTGCCCATATTTCGTTACTTTTTTTATCCGTAGCGATGCTATGCCTTTCAAAAAGTGCCTAATCTGGAAAAATTTCATCTCATTTTCGGTTAAACACAAAAAATCAAGATGAGTTCTATATTATATTTAGCCATTCATACTGATGTAGACAATAAAATTGGAGTAAAAAAATTGCTGCCGAATTAGAAACACTTCAATTTTTTTTAGCAAAACTTTTACAGCAACTTACCAAAAGCGGATTGGTTTCTTCAACAAAACAAAAGGATCTCGTGGGGGTTTTTATTTATCTGAAAAAGTTATTAATAACACCCTTTGGGCTTTCAAAATGTGGTGATGAAAATCCTTGTCCTGTTCATATTACTGTCTCTCCCTTTAAGGAAAGTATCTTAAAAACTTTGATGCTTTATTAGGTTCTATATGATGACGTGGTTTAAGACTTCACTAAAGTTAGTCTGTCAATTTCCAAATGAATGCTGTGTAATGCATTTGCGCCTACTTCCAATTCATTTAAAACAGTTACTTTAATATCTTTAAAACTGTCTTTTAAATTACTAAATAAATGATGGTAATACGCTACGCCTTCATTCATGTTTTTAGTAAAGGTTCGTAAATATTTCTCCTCCTTTTTACTCATAGAAATTTTGGATTCTTCTAGCTTATTTTTTAGATAATCGATATAAATATGCAATTCCTTAATAAATAAATTGGGTCGGTCGTTTCTTGTAATGACATTATCCCTTCCGTAAATATGATCGGTAATATTATTTAAACTCATTACTTGGGAATAGTAAGCCATATTTGGCCCCGGGCAAATAGAAACACCGGTTCCTTCGGTTTTGGTATCCAAACCATAAGCTAATAATGCAGAAGTACCAAGACCTACGCAGGTACAAGATTTTTCAATAATTTTATTGAATTTAGTTTGGTACACTTCTAAAGGCATCTCTTGAGCATCTAATTCCTTAATTTTTAAATGCTGATATTCTCTCGACGCCGTACAAATGCCTGTTTCCTTAAACTCCTTATTTAAAGCCACAAACTTTTTCGGACATGAACTCCCAGGTCTTCCCTTATTAATTCGCAGCTCTTTTTCGGCATCTTTTGTATTGTCCTTAAGGTTATTAAACGGAATTCCCAAAGGCGAAATATCACTTAAATACAAATCGTCTTCTTTAGCCAAAACCAATTTGTCTAAAGTTTTTTCATCGACAGTAGTAGCCTCTGGAACTAATAAAAAGGGTGTTCCCCAACCTATGGAATCCAGATTATAATGATTTATTAAAAACTCATGCTCTTCTTCGGTACCAACACCGCCTTGCGCTGTAATCTCTATGTTTAATCCTTGTTCAGGAACCACACGTCCTTGATTTGACAATTCTTGAATTAACAATTCTTGAATAGACGTTCTTAATTCTTCTCTTTTTTCTTTAAACTCTGCCAAAACAGGCCCTAAAAGATACCCATCGGTAGCAAAAGCGTGTCCACCACAATTTAGCCCCGATTCAATTCTATATTCTGAAACCCATAGACCTTTCTTAGCCAAAAATTTTCCTTGAATCATAGCCGAACGATAATCGCTCACCTTCAAGATGATTCGTTTATTAATAGCGCCATTTTTATCTGGATAGAAATCATCAAATTTCCCCATATACGCATACAATCTAGGATTCATTCCTGCAGAAAGCACCACCGAAGAATTTAATTTACTATTTGCAAACCCGCGAAGTGCTGCATGCGCATCGTTATATTCTACAGGCAGTTGTTCTTTTTTAATATAGTTGTCTTTATCAACTTTTGTCATGATATTAACATCTATACTTCCCATTTTTAAATTTTTGGAAGCCCAACTTTTAATTTCAGAAAAATTAAACCCTGTTTCGGTTAGCTTTTTAAATTCTGACTTTAATGTAGAACTGTCTGGAAGCATATTAACATAAGCTTTTAACTCATCACTTTTTTCTGCAGTGACGTTTTTTAAAGCTTCAAATTTTTTGTCGGCTAAATCGCTAATTAAATTTAAATAAGAGGTGATTCGTTTTGCTCTAAAGTCATCAATCTTATCGGTGATTTCTTGATACGGTACTTCAAATTTCTCACTGTACATTTTTCTTAATTTTTCCAGTAAAATATCGTCTACCAAAGAAATTACAGAATCCATACCATATTGTGCCACCTTTAATGGCGTATCTATGGTAAAACCGATTCCCATTACTGGAATGTGAAATGAATGTGTTTTTTGCATCTATATTTTGTTTAAATACTTGTTAATATTACTGTTAAAAAGAGCATTAAAACCCATTTAGGAGTCTATTATATATTGAACTCATCTTGACTTTTTCTATTTCCTAAAAAATGGCCGAAATCTGCACATATTTCGTTACTTTTTTTATCCGTAGCGATGCTATGCCTTTCAAAAAGTGCCTAATCTGGACAAATTTCATCTCATTTTCGGTTAAACACAAAAAGTCAAGATGAGTTCATTTTTAATATGTTTTTGTTAGCTCTATTTAAGAATTTTAGAAACGTCTCTCTTTTCGTCTGCCTAAAATAATTTACAAAAGTATTACATTCATTTAAACTCAAATATGACTTTTATCATGTATTGACTTTATAGCAATTTAGTATGGTTTTAGTAGGGGAAACTTGATTAAAAATCATTATTGTCCGATAAAAGAATTAAGACCGCTACGCTGCTAGAACATAGAACCAAGACGCGATTTTAACTAATTAATAATCAGCGTATAACATATTTTTCATTTCAGAAAGGATACCATTTTTTATTTGTTGTAAAAGCAAGGTGCAAATCTAAAAAAAATCTTTTAACCCATACCCAACGTATTATTCGGGCTGTTTTACAAATTTTAATCGGACATCATTGATTAAAAATCTTTCTTTTTAGCTTTAAAAACAATTCTTAAAACAGGTAAAACCACCCAAACAGTAAGCATTGTAAATGAAATTATTAAACCGAAATTAGTTCCAAAAAACTTTTTAAAGATAGCACCCGTATAGCCTAACAGTGCCGAAATGTCTAGTTTCAACAAAATGAGCGTGCGGGATAAATCGATAGGGTTTAACATCGTACCAACTAAAGATAGTTTGTCCAGCGGATAATCTTCAAAAAGCACTAAAGACATTAAAAACAAACCATCATAAATAATAGCTAGGAATAGCCAAAGTAAAATGGCATACCCAAAACCTTTAATTTTATTCTCATTAGATAAGGCAATATTAAAGGCTAATGCTGTAAATATTAGGGTTAAAAAAGCGCCTGTAATGAGCAATAATGAAAAGTCCCATATAGCACTACTCTCAAATAACCCGTAAAAAACAAATGGAATACCCAATCCTAAAATAAGGCTCATTGTTAATGACAAAGCAACACCAAAATACTGTCCTAAAAAGATAGACGAACGTTTTAAGGGTTGTGCCAATAAGAGTTCAGTAAACTCTTTGGAATTATAATAGTACATCACACCAAAAATGGTTCCTATTAAAGGTACTAAAATAATAATAACATTCATTAAGGTTATGACTGCTTTTGATAAATCATTATTTAAAAACAACAAGACAACACCTAGTAATAAATAAAATGAAAAATACACATAGCTCCAGCGACTGCGCATTAAATCGTAAAAACTATATTTTAATATTTTAAGCATGATTTTCAGTTAAAATGGATGCAATAGCATGTTCAAAATTGGGCTGCTTTGTTTTGGTTTTTAATTCTGAAATAGAGCCTTTAAAATAAATTTGCCCTTCTAAAAGAAATACAATTTCATCTGAAACTTCTTCAACAAAACTCATGATATGAGAGGTGATTAATATGGTTTTTCCTTTAGCTTTTTCTGCCTGAATCAATTCCTTTAATCGAATGAGTGAAATAGGATCCAATCCAGTTGTAGGTTCGTCTAAAATAATTAACGGACTATCGAACATAAAGGTTAAAACAATATTAACTTTTTGCTTTGTTCCGCCAGAAAGGTTTCCCAATTTTTTATCTAAAAAAGGGTCTAGTGTAAACAAACGTATTAAGTGTTCATCATTTGTTGTTTTCCCCCGTAAATCCTTAATCATGGTAATGAGTTCCTTGACTTTAAGGTTACTTGGAAAATTGGCAATTTGAGGTAAATAATCAATTTTATGCCTGTAACTAGAACTTGCTTTAATATTGTTCCCAAGAACAGAAATAGCGCCTTTATTAGGAATAACCATGCCTAAAATAGACTTGATAAGTGTGGTTTTACCCGAGCCATTTGGACCAAGAATAGCAAAAATACCGCCTTCAGAAATACTTAAATTGATCCCGTTGAGCACCACATTTTTACTGAATTTTTTATGTAAATTTTCAATGCTTACCATACTATTCTTTTTGTCAATGGGTTGTTGTCCAATAAATTATCTGGTGTAAAAACAGGTGATACTTTTTCGGAAAAATCGATGATATCTATAAATAAACTACGCATTAAAATGATGGTTTCCGGCGTTCTGTTTACTATATAAGAGAATAATTTTACAGGCCTATAAGGTACATCTCCAATACCATTTTTATCTAAATCGTAACCTGTGTAGCTACTCCAATAATTTTTGTCAAACTCATTGTCGTTAACCTTGCTGTTATAGGCAATGTCAAAGGAATTGTATAAAAAATTATTTTCTGTAAATATATTGGTGTAGCAGGCACCACGCACTTTAATAGCCCAACCGTTATTTTTAAAATTGTTGTGTTTGTAATTAATGCGGTTAGACCCTTCTACGTTAATACCAATGGTGTTGTCTGCAAACGTGTTGCCTTCAATTTCGGCATCGTTGATTTCCTTAAGTAACAAGCCATAAGATGCAGTTCCCCAATTTTCTTTAAAAATGTTGTTGTACATTTTAATACGTTTTGAAAACATTACAGCAACACCTGCACCATTATTTTCAAAGGTATTGTCCTCATAAGTATCATCGTTAGAGAACATGAAGTGCAATCCGTAACGTACATTTAAAGCACTTACATTGTTTTTAATGATGCAATCATCAGAGAATTCTAAATAAATACCATCACGAACGTGTTGAACAAAATTATGTTCAATTTGAACATTTTTACTGTACCAAAGTTGAATACCGTTTCCAGAATTATATTCTTCCACAGCTTCACCCACAATTTTATTGTGAAACACTTTTCCGTCTCTTGATTTTTCGATATAAATGCCAAAAAACAACTTTTCTAAAACCAAATTCTGAATCAGAAAATTTTTGCTGTTTTTAACTCGAATAGCTGCATAATCTTCAGTATAACTGTTACCAACATTTATAATGAATAACCCATCAACCGTAACATGATCTGATACTATGGTAATAATTTCGCCTTTTAACTCGCCATCAATAACGGGATAATTTTTACCAATAATAGTTAGTGGTTTATCTACTAGAATATTATGTTCTTTATAAGTGCCCTTTTTTATAACAATAGTATCAAAATCTTTTGCAGCAGCAATAGCTTCTTTTAAAGTTGAAATTTTGCAGCTTTTACAAACCTCAATAGTTTGTGCGTGCATAATTAATGGCACAAGGCATAAAATTAAAAAGGCAGCTATTGTCTTGTTCACTTTATCTTATTATAAGAAATTTAGAGTCCGCACTAGCTTCTACCCAATGCTCTTCGTGTTCTGGAAAGTTGAAAATTTGATGTTTAGTTAGTTTATATTCTAAATCATTAATAAAAAAAGAGATAGCCCCTTCAAGCACCAATAAATTGGCATTAGTCGGCGATGTATGCTTAGGAAAAATGGCATCTTTTTCTAAGCTTATATGAAGAATTTCTTTGGCATTGATGTCTAGTAGCTTTCCTGCTTTTAGACCGTTATATTCGGTTAAATTTATAGCGTCGTTAATGTTATACATACTATTATTACTTTAAATGTGCTAATAATTCTTCCCAAGTGTAAAGGGTGCCTCCCTTGTCTGACTGCGTTTTTATAGCATCTGCCTTAGTTTTAAATGCAGATAAATAGGCGCCCATCGGGCTTGGAATATTTTCACTAATTAGAAACGTCGCTTGAGTGGCATCAATTAAGGCCTCGGGCTCTGAATAATTGTTTGACAAGTATAATTTAACTTCTGAAGTATCGAAATCTTTCAAAAAATCAACCATGCATTCGGTGGCATCAAATTTATAGACTTTGCCTTTTTTTGTAACAATTTCCGCAGCATGTGTTTTATCTACAATCGTCATTTTACAAAAATGGCAGCCATCACTTCCGTAATTTATTTGTTTTGGTGATACATTACAACTGAAAAACAACAGCAATAATGCAATAATTGAATAGTGTTTTAGTGTTTGCATTTTTTAGTGTTTTGAAAGTACAAAGTTACTGTTATATTTTCTTCAAGCTTGCTTTTCTGCCTAACCAAAAAGCAACGAGCGTTAAAGACATGCCAACAAACATGAGGTAGCCTCCTGTATGCGGTAAAGACGTGACATCAAAATTTAATAGTTTTTGAAAACCAAATAATGGCGGTTTGTAAGACATAGGTGTGCCATCTGGATTGGTTACTTTTATTATGGCATGCGGATCTAAATTACTACCATAATCGATTAACCAGCTATTAAAATCGTACATACCTAAAACTCCCAATATTGACATTAATATAAACCAACCTAAAAAAAACTTGTAACTTATTTTTTTGAAAACTCCTAGTGAGCCAATAGTAACGCCCAATATTACCATTGCTAAAATAACCTTTGGAAATACTGAGAACTCCCACATTTCATCTGGTTTGGGAATGGTCTTCATACCTATATAGTGATTTAATCCATCAATATTCTGTAAGTCAAATTCCGATACCCCTTGAATACCGTTAATATAAATATTCATTCCAAGTGGGTCTGGATATTGTGGTGCACCAAGCATAATGTTCCATAATGGAAATTTAAAAAGTCCTAATAACAGTAATGAACCTATAATCATTATAATGCTAGCCTTTTTCATCTTAATTAAATATTGATAATTGATGTGCGGTTTAAGGTTTCTGCCTAAGCAGACTTTAATATTCTAAAAAGAAAGGCGAGAGCGAAATATCAACTCTCGCCTTATATTAGGAAAATAAACACTAAAACAAAATCTCCCTAAATTTATACGTGTGTGAACTAATTATTAATCGTCACCTAAAGACCAAGACAACTCTATATTTGAGCTTGCAGGAGATACACGAACGTATCCTTGCATTTCTTGATGTAATGCAGAACAGAAATCTGTACAATAGAATGGCCAAACACCTACTTGCTTAGGTTCCCAAGTTAACGTTCTGGTCTGTCCTGGTCCAATTAACAATTCAGCATTATTAGCACCAATCATTGCGAAACCGTGAGGTACATCGAAATCTTGTTCTAAGTTAGTTACATGGAAGAATACTTTGTCTCCTACTTTAACACCTTCAATATTATCTGGTGAGAAGTGACTACGTATCATGGTCATGTAAACATGAACGTTTTTACCATCTCTAACTATCTTGACCTCAGCATCATTTGTTGCTTTTCTTGGATGTTCGTTTTCAGCTAGCCTATAGATTTTTTTCGAATTATTTTTAATAATTTCTGCTGGAATTGCTGCTGCATAGTGAGGCTCACCATGTGTAGGGAAATCTAAAAGTAATTCCATTTTATCTCCAGAGATATCATAAAGTTGTGCAGAGTGTTCCATTTCTGGGCCTGTTGGTAAATACCGGTCTTTTGTTATTTTGTTCATAGCAAACATATATTTACCAAAAGGTTTTGCAGAGTTTCCTCCAGGAATTGTTAAGTGACCAACAGAATAATACGTTGGTTTTCTGTCAATAACTTCCCAAGTACCCAATTTCCATTTTACAACTTCAGAAGAAATAAAGAAGGTCGTATAGGCATTTCCTTTACCATCAAATTCGGTATGTAAAGGTCCTAAACCTGGTTGCTCTACAGAACCTGCCAAAACATCTTCGAAGTTTAAAATTGGAATACCATAAGCATCACCTGCAAATTTTTTGTTCTCAATAGCATCAAGCATTTTTGTAAATGAGTGTACTGTTAAATTAGCTGAAAGTTTACCGTTACCAACAATATATTCTCCCGATGGATCTACGTCACAACCATGAGGTGATTTTGGAGTTGGTAATAAATATACAGCTCCAGGAACTTCTGAAGGATTCACCACACGTACTTCTTTTTTCATAGTAGACGTTGCAGTATGTGTTGCTTCATCATATACGTTATGCGCATAATTTGCTGGCATCATTGTACCACCACCATTATTTACGTATTCTTCAATTTTTTTCCAGTTTATAGCAGCAATAAAATCTTTATCGTTTTGAGAAGCATTAACCTCTAATAAAGTATTGGCTTCTTCTGTATTATAAGTGGTAAAGAAGAACCAACCATGGGATTTTCCACGTCCAGGATGCGATAAATCATAGTTGAAACCTGGCATTAGTACTTGGAATTTAATATCCATATGACCATGTTCTGGATCTACAGAGATAAAAGATAGCGCCCCTTTAAAGTTTCCTTTATAGTCTTTAATAGACATGTCTTTTTGTGGGACTGGTACAGAAAAACGTGTCCCCGCTACGACATACTCAGTATTTTCTGTAATAAAAGATGAACTGTGGTTTCCTGCACTATTTGGAACTTCAATAATTTCTTCAGTTTCAAAAGTTGTTAAACTAATTCTTGCAATACGAGGTGTATTGTTTCCATTAATAAAAATCCAACGACCATCTAATTCTCCTTTAGTTTGAGAAATGTCTGGGTGATGCGAATCATCCCAAGGTACAAAACCATAAGATGTCTCTAACATAGGTTTGGTTTCTTCAGAATAGCCATAACCATTTGTTGGAAATTGAGAGAATACCGGAATTTCTTTAAACATTCTGCCTGACGGTAAGCCGTAAACCGTAAGGTTACCACTATATCCTCCAGAGATAAATGCGTAATGCGAATCGTGCTCACCAGGAGCTACATACACCTTTTCTGCGTTGTTACTAGATAAGGCTCCAGAGTTATTGGACTTACCTGAGTTATTACAGCTTGTAAATGCGACAAGAACCGCTACAATTGCAATAGTTGATGTTAATATATTTTTCATTTTAATATAAATTTGATTAGTGTTTTATTCATCAGTTGGTGGCAATAATACTTTATCTATGACATGCACAATACCATTACCAGCTTTTACACTGCCAAGTATTTTTGCACCTCCAATCATTGGTTCTCCATCAACAATTTCTATCTGTACATATTGGTTGTTCGCTTGACCTAACTTTTTAAACTTCTTTAAAAACTCTTTAGAGTAGTTTCCAGGAGTAACGTGATACTTTAAGATATTAGCTAAAGCATCCTTGTTTTCTGGCTTTAACAAATTTTCTACAGTGCCTTCTGGTAATGCTGAAAAGGCTTCATTAGTTGGTGCAAATACCATTAAAGGTCCTGCATTTACTAAAACATTTTCTAATTGAGCAGCTTGTACCGCAGCAACCAAAGTTGTATGATCTTTTGAGCCAATGGCTATTTGTAATACATTAGGTGTAGATCCATCATCTTCAATAAAGGCCTGACCTTGTTTTTCGTCAGTTTGTTCAGTAACTGTTGTTGCCGGCTCTTCTGTTTGATCGTCTTTATTATTCTTACAGTTAAAGAACAATACAACAAGAAGTGTGGTAAATAGGATTTTAAGGTTAGTTTTCATATGTAATTATTTTAATGTTCTAAAATATTCTAAAACTGCTCTGGCTTCTTCTTCGGTAAGATTTTGGTTAGCCATAGGCGAGCCATTAAATTCCATTAACAACTCTTTTGCCAAAGGATCTTTTTGTACCATTTCATCTGGATTTAAAATCATGTTCATAACCCATTCCGGTGTTCTACGTTCTAAAATCCCTGTTGGAGCTGGACCAATAAATTTTTTATCTGCTCGGTGGCAAGCGGTACACATTTTTTTATAGATATCAGCACCGTGGGCTGCCATACTTTGGTCAATTTCGGCAGGTAAGTCAATAGATGTGATTGGACCAATGCCTTTGTTGGATAGGGCTACTTTTTTTGAGGCCGGAACTTTTTCGGCACTACTAGTTGCTTTTTGTTCTGTAGGCGCTTTTTTTTCATAAGAAAAGCCCTCTTTCTTTTTTTCTTCTTTACCACCACAACTTATTAGCAGTATTGCAAAAAAGGCCATAACAATGTTTAGTGTTTTTTTCATGTTTAATTTAATTTAGTGGTGCAAATTTAAAACTAGATACCGCAATATAATATGATAAAAATCATTTTTAGGATAAAAACATCTTTTTTATATTTGTGCTGGATTT encodes the following:
- the nadB gene encoding L-aspartate oxidase → MMNANYLVIGSGIAGLTFSVKIAEKFPERTVVIITKSNEEESNTKYAQGGVAIVLNAKKDSFKKHIQDTLIAGDGLCDEAVVELVIKGGPKRLEELMNWGANFDVDKSGNLDLGKEGGHSEYRVVHHKDITGAEIERALLQRAHQLPNITILPHHFAIDLITNHHITDSKAKANSCFGAYVLDQKSETIFTIKADSTLLASGGIGRVYGHTTNPVIATGDGIAMAYRAKAQIKDMEFVQFHPTALYEVEGESSFLISEAVRGFGAYLRDKKGNRFMLGYDERAELASRDIVSQSIDNELKKTGDTHVFLDCTHLDIDAFKKHFPNIYQKCKEQYIDIETDWIPVVPAAHYLCGGIIVDLDGKTSVNNLFACGECSRTGLHGANRLASNSLLEALVYAHNIFKYQSGHDCKTIELNIPNWNDEGTCIAKEHILIQHNLRQLQALMRDYVGIARSNSRLKKSIKHLDLIYKEVEELYKQSKISISLCELRNMVNVSHLIINQSIQRKINKGGYYNIDNM
- the nadA gene encoding quinolinate synthase NadA; translation: MSSKEYQIFKMDLKEKITQLKKEKNAVILAHYYQYPEIQDVADYVGDSLGLSQQAAETDADIIVFAGVHFMAETAKILSPDKMVVLPDLEAGCSLADSCPPESFKAFTAKHSDHVVITYVNCSAEIKALSDIVCTSSNALKIVESVPKDTPIIFAPDRNLGKYISKKTGRDMLLWDGSCIVHEAFSIEKLIKLHQKYPDYKIIAHPESEEHILQTATYIGSTSGMINYVKEHADQKFIVATEAGILHKMQQEVPNTKLVPAPAKEDNTCACSECGFMKVNTMQKLYDCLLNERPQIDVPEDIRVKALVPIERMLELSKSL
- a CDS encoding ABC transporter permease, with the translated sequence MLKILKYSFYDLMRSRWSYVYFSFYLLLGVVLLFLNNDLSKAVITLMNVIIILVPLIGTIFGVMYYYNSKEFTELLLAQPLKRSSIFLGQYFGVALSLTMSLILGLGIPFVFYGLFESSAIWDFSLLLITGAFLTLIFTALAFNIALSNENKIKGFGYAILLWLFLAIIYDGLFLMSLVLFEDYPLDKLSLVGTMLNPIDLSRTLILLKLDISALLGYTGAIFKKFFGTNFGLIISFTMLTVWVVLPVLRIVFKAKKKDF
- a CDS encoding ABC transporter ATP-binding protein; this encodes MVSIENLHKKFSKNVVLNGINLSISEGGIFAILGPNGSGKTTLIKSILGMVIPNKGAISVLGNNIKASSSYRHKIDYLPQIANFPSNLKVKELITMIKDLRGKTTNDEHLIRLFTLDPFLDKKLGNLSGGTKQKVNIVLTFMFDSPLIILDEPTTGLDPISLIRLKELIQAEKAKGKTILITSHIMSFVEEVSDEIVFLLEGQIYFKGSISELKTKTKQPNFEHAIASILTENHA
- a CDS encoding nitrous oxide reductase family maturation protein NosD → MHAQTIEVCKSCKISTLKEAIAAAKDFDTIVIKKGTYKEHNILVDKPLTIIGKNYPVIDGELKGEIITIVSDHVTVDGLFIINVGNSYTEDYAAIRVKNSKNFLIQNLVLEKLFFGIYIEKSRDGKVFHNKIVGEAVEEYNSGNGIQLWYSKNVQIEHNFVQHVRDGIYLEFSDDCIIKNNVSALNVRYGLHFMFSNDDTYEDNTFENNGAGVAVMFSKRIKMYNNIFKENWGTASYGLLLKEINDAEIEGNTFADNTIGINVEGSNRINYKHNNFKNNGWAIKVRGACYTNIFTENNFLYNSFDIAYNSKVNDNEFDKNYWSSYTGYDLDKNGIGDVPYRPVKLFSYIVNRTPETIILMRSLFIDIIDFSEKVSPVFTPDNLLDNNPLTKRIVW
- a CDS encoding cupin domain-containing protein; its protein translation is MYNINDAINLTEYNGLKAGKLLDINAKEILHISLEKDAIFPKHTSPTNANLLVLEGAISFFINDLEYKLTKHQIFNFPEHEEHWVEASADSKFLIIR
- a CDS encoding nitrous oxide reductase accessory protein NosL, which gives rise to MQTLKHYSIIALLLLFFSCNVSPKQINYGSDGCHFCKMTIVDKTHAAEIVTKKGKVYKFDATECMVDFLKDFDTSEVKLYLSNNYSEPEALIDATQATFLISENIPSPMGAYLSAFKTKADAIKTQSDKGGTLYTWEELLAHLK